In a single window of the Hydrogenobaculum sp. 3684 genome:
- the rsmI gene encoding 16S rRNA (cytidine(1402)-2'-O)-methyltransferase: MKLYVVPTPIGNLEDITIRAINILKSVKFIACEDTRRIQILLKHYNIEGKTLLSYYHPKEAIQIRKIISLIRKDEDVALVSDAGTPSISDPGFKLINACIKEDIPVEVLPGPCALITALVGSGLPTHSFMFLGFAPRKSQESFYKEVFSSDAGSYILYESPQRILDTLELISHIEPNITVVIARELTKIHEEYIRGNIKDVIEELKKRNNIKGEIVLVLSKENTLNKESN, from the coding sequence ATGAAGCTTTATGTGGTACCCACCCCCATAGGAAATTTAGAAGATATAACCATAAGGGCGATAAATATCCTAAAATCGGTAAAATTTATAGCTTGCGAGGACACAAGGAGAATTCAGATACTTTTAAAACATTACAACATAGAAGGTAAAACGCTTTTATCGTACTATCATCCCAAAGAAGCTATACAAATAAGAAAAATCATATCCCTCATAAGAAAAGACGAAGACGTAGCGCTTGTATCAGACGCTGGTACACCCTCTATATCTGACCCTGGTTTTAAGCTTATAAATGCATGCATAAAAGAAGATATACCTGTAGAAGTACTCCCTGGACCCTGCGCACTTATTACAGCATTAGTAGGTTCTGGACTTCCAACCCATAGTTTTATGTTTTTGGGTTTTGCACCAAGAAAATCCCAAGAATCCTTTTATAAGGAAGTTTTTAGCTCTGATGCTGGGTCTTACATACTATACGAATCACCACAGCGTATATTAGATACATTGGAACTTATAAGCCACATAGAACCAAACATTACAGTAGTTATAGCAAGAGAGCTTACCAAAATACACGAAGAATACATAAGAGGCAATATAAAAGACGTAATAGAAGAGCTTAAAAAAAGAAACAACATAAAAGGTGAAATTGTCTTAGTGCTTTCAAAAGAAAATACGTTAAATAAAGAATCAAACTAG
- a CDS encoding ribosome maturation factor RimP, giving the protein MLDAKKIANTVKDLVKPISDNLGFRLFDVEFKPENGWVLRIIIDKEGGVTIDDCEELSKRVSALLDVEDVIPNSYFLEVSSPGLTRELKEKWHYEFFKGKYARLYLKEKIDNKQEYAGYIDSVEDDTLVLRLLDKTLKIPFDKIAKARLDVEKW; this is encoded by the coding sequence ATGCTAGATGCGAAAAAAATAGCTAATACTGTTAAAGATTTGGTTAAACCTATATCTGATAACCTTGGATTTAGACTGTTTGATGTTGAATTTAAACCAGAAAACGGTTGGGTACTGAGGATAATAATAGACAAAGAAGGAGGGGTAACAATAGACGATTGTGAAGAACTTTCAAAGCGAGTAAGCGCTCTTTTGGATGTAGAAGATGTGATACCAAATAGTTATTTTCTTGAAGTGAGTTCACCGGGTCTTACTAGAGAATTAAAAGAAAAATGGCATTACGAATTTTTCAAAGGTAAGTATGCAAGACTCTATTTGAAGGAAAAAATAGATAACAAACAAGAGTACGCTGGTTATATAGATAGTGTAGAAGATGATACGTTGGTGTTGAGGCTTTTAGATAAAACGTTAAAAATACCTTTTGATAAAATAGCAAAAGCAAGGTTGGATGTGGAAAAATGGTAA
- the nusA gene encoding transcription termination factor NusA yields the protein MVKNIKKLIENVAKEKDIPAKIVENALKNAIAYGIRKEKHIRGKIYIDFADDDTITAYIISGKEKTKLDISTEDLNRIAAYAAKEEFLKELENAERERGFLEYVSQEGNIVHGIVREITKDQTAIVDLGPIDAELPRKEQIPKESFKKNDRVKALLFSVQKERGRPVLLLSRTHPKFLRRLLEAEIPEVASGLVKIVSVAREPGEKAKVVVDTEDKKIDPVGVVIGIKGSKINPISKELAGEHIDVVRYSEDKKKFLENLFFPAKILDIRESGNQIEVAVDKDQVSLAIGKRGINTKLAYKILGKHIDVMSKEDFDKLKKLS from the coding sequence ATGGTAAAGAATATAAAGAAACTAATAGAAAACGTCGCAAAAGAAAAAGATATACCGGCTAAAATAGTGGAAAATGCTTTAAAAAACGCTATAGCCTACGGCATTAGAAAAGAAAAACATATAAGGGGAAAAATTTATATAGATTTTGCAGATGATGATACTATAACAGCTTATATAATTTCTGGAAAAGAAAAAACTAAACTTGATATATCCACTGAGGATTTGAACCGTATAGCAGCTTATGCCGCTAAAGAAGAGTTTTTGAAAGAATTGGAAAATGCTGAAAGAGAGCGTGGGTTTTTAGAATACGTTTCTCAGGAGGGCAATATTGTACATGGTATAGTAAGAGAAATAACCAAAGACCAGACCGCTATTGTGGATTTAGGCCCTATAGATGCTGAGCTTCCAAGGAAAGAACAAATCCCAAAAGAAAGTTTCAAAAAAAACGATAGAGTGAAAGCGCTTCTTTTTTCAGTGCAAAAAGAAAGAGGTAGACCAGTTTTGTTGCTTTCCAGAACACACCCTAAGTTTTTAAGAAGGCTTTTAGAAGCTGAGATACCAGAAGTAGCAAGTGGGCTTGTGAAAATAGTTTCTGTTGCAAGGGAACCAGGTGAAAAGGCTAAGGTTGTGGTTGATACAGAAGATAAAAAGATTGACCCAGTAGGTGTGGTTATAGGCATAAAAGGTTCAAAAATAAACCCCATATCTAAAGAGCTTGCTGGAGAGCATATAGATGTTGTAAGATACTCTGAGGATAAAAAGAAGTTTTTAGAAAATTTGTTTTTTCCAGCTAAAATCCTTGATATAAGGGAATCAGGCAATCAAATAGAGGTGGCTGTTGACAAAGATCAAGTTTCTTTAGCCATAGGGAAAAGAGGTATAAACACAAAGCTAGCTTATAAAATACTGGGTAAACATATAGATGTGATGTCAAAAGAAGATTTTGATAAGCTAAAGAAGCTTTCCTGA
- the rlmD gene encoding 23S rRNA (uracil(1939)-C(5))-methyltransferase RlmD — protein MIVEIEKLVHNGYGIGRFQNRVYFVPFTLPNEKVKIKDIINRKDYSMAKLETVLEPSPHRIEPICPYFGRCGGCHFQHIDYTEQLNQKSNILKETLKKIGNIEIENLNGIIYDEPFYYRNRVKFKVSDKEIGFVGVDEDFVNIEHCPISSKAINDLIPFLKEFAKHFNPSWISVFYSDTQKEYIIKFASYDYIDKEKLKKFKEHLTPKNVVGITLIKDDNKEDKIIFSIGTPFTFIELLEIKYRISINSFFQVNIKVAQKLLQTLLEKENYFDRVLDDYGGVGLFGLHLARRVGSVDIADINKSSINDAEYSAKINNINNASFYVQNSYIFLKKSLSKHANLLVLDPPRSGLSKEEIDLILLGKPDYIWYISCEPSSLARDLKLLGRKYKIKEIYMADMFPQTYHIETAVKLELV, from the coding sequence ATGATAGTAGAAATTGAAAAACTTGTTCACAACGGCTACGGAATAGGAAGATTTCAAAACAGGGTATATTTTGTGCCTTTTACTTTACCAAATGAAAAAGTTAAGATAAAAGATATTATAAACAGAAAAGATTATTCTATGGCTAAATTAGAGACTGTTTTAGAACCAAGTCCCCATAGGATAGAGCCCATTTGTCCTTACTTTGGAAGATGCGGTGGATGTCATTTTCAACATATTGATTATACCGAACAGCTAAATCAAAAATCAAACATTCTAAAAGAGACGTTAAAAAAGATAGGTAACATAGAGATAGAGAATTTAAACGGCATTATCTACGATGAACCTTTTTATTATAGAAACCGTGTTAAGTTTAAGGTTAGTGATAAAGAGATTGGTTTTGTTGGTGTTGATGAAGATTTTGTAAATATAGAGCACTGCCCTATTTCTTCAAAAGCTATAAACGATCTTATACCCTTTTTAAAAGAGTTTGCCAAGCATTTTAATCCATCTTGGATAAGCGTGTTTTATTCGGATACGCAAAAAGAGTATATAATAAAGTTTGCCTCTTACGATTATATAGATAAGGAAAAGCTAAAAAAGTTTAAAGAACATCTTACTCCTAAGAACGTCGTTGGCATAACGCTTATAAAGGATGATAATAAAGAAGATAAAATTATATTTTCAATAGGAACTCCTTTTACTTTTATTGAGCTTTTAGAAATAAAATATAGAATAAGCATAAATAGCTTTTTTCAAGTAAATATAAAAGTAGCTCAAAAACTTTTACAAACGCTTTTAGAAAAAGAAAATTATTTTGACAGAGTATTGGATGATTATGGTGGTGTAGGACTTTTTGGCTTGCATTTGGCAAGACGAGTAGGCTCTGTTGATATAGCTGATATAAATAAAAGCTCAATAAATGATGCCGAATACTCAGCCAAGATAAACAACATAAATAATGCATCTTTTTATGTCCAAAACAGCTATATCTTTTTGAAAAAAAGCCTATCTAAACACGCAAACCTTCTTGTTTTAGACCCACCGCGTAGTGGTTTATCAAAGGAAGAGATAGACCTTATACTTCTTGGAAAACCTGATTACATATGGTATATATCCTGTGAGCCTTCTTCTTTGGCAAGGGATTTGAAGCTTTTAGGAAGAAAATATAAAATAAAAGAAATATATATGGCAGATATGTTTCCGCAGACTTATCATATAGAAACCGCTGTTAAGCTAGAGCTTGTATGA
- the murA gene encoding UDP-N-acetylglucosamine 1-carboxyvinyltransferase: MSDAYLVIEQSKHMEGTLEVSGAKNATLPLMAATILTEEPCIIRNVPDLLDIKNMIELLSDMGKKITMDKNTLCIEGPILNKETREDIVRKMRASVLVMGPLIAKYKSGKVSMPGGCSIGARPIDQHLKAAKKIGVDIEIEQGFINLKAQNLNPIDFRFDMITVTGTENVFCMLSTLEDESILRNIALEPEVINLVDALRQMGVLIEIDESERTAKIKGKKELKGFDIKVIPDRIEAGTFMVLALATGSKINIVNLNVNHIESVLQKLEIAGAKIDILLPDSVLVYPKEDKINPLYIETLEYPGFPTDMQAQFMSLLSIADGESTIVENIFENRFQHAQELARMGACITIHSKTAYVKGVKSLKGAEVFSTDLRASAGLVIAGLMAEGKSIIRNIYHLDRGYDHIEQKLEKIGAKVKRINS, translated from the coding sequence ATGAGTGACGCTTACCTTGTTATAGAACAATCAAAACATATGGAAGGGACTTTGGAAGTCTCTGGGGCAAAAAACGCAACTTTGCCTCTTATGGCAGCCACCATCTTGACAGAAGAGCCTTGCATCATAAGAAATGTACCAGATTTGCTTGATATAAAAAATATGATAGAGCTTCTTTCTGATATGGGCAAAAAAATCACAATGGACAAAAATACCCTATGCATAGAAGGGCCCATTTTAAACAAAGAAACCAGAGAAGACATAGTGCGTAAAATGAGAGCTTCTGTTTTGGTGATGGGCCCTCTTATAGCAAAGTATAAAAGCGGTAAAGTGTCCATGCCAGGAGGGTGTTCTATTGGGGCAAGGCCTATAGATCAGCATTTAAAAGCTGCCAAGAAAATAGGCGTAGATATTGAGATTGAACAAGGTTTTATAAATTTAAAAGCCCAAAACTTAAACCCTATTGATTTTAGATTTGATATGATAACGGTAACTGGCACTGAAAATGTGTTTTGTATGTTAAGCACATTAGAAGATGAATCAATACTAAGAAACATCGCTTTAGAACCAGAGGTGATAAACTTAGTAGATGCTCTAAGACAGATGGGTGTTTTGATAGAAATAGACGAGTCAGAAAGAACAGCCAAGATAAAAGGTAAAAAAGAGTTAAAGGGTTTTGATATAAAAGTAATACCAGATAGAATTGAAGCGGGTACGTTTATGGTTTTAGCCCTTGCCACTGGCTCAAAAATAAACATAGTAAATCTAAACGTAAACCATATAGAAAGTGTATTGCAAAAGCTTGAGATAGCAGGTGCTAAGATAGATATTTTGTTGCCTGATAGTGTCTTGGTTTATCCAAAAGAAGATAAAATAAACCCTTTATATATAGAAACCCTTGAATACCCTGGTTTTCCTACGGATATGCAAGCTCAGTTTATGAGTCTACTTTCTATAGCAGATGGGGAGTCTACCATAGTAGAAAATATCTTTGAAAATAGGTTTCAACACGCCCAAGAGCTTGCTCGTATGGGAGCTTGTATTACGATACATTCAAAAACAGCCTATGTAAAAGGTGTAAAAAGTTTAAAGGGTGCAGAAGTCTTTTCTACAGATCTTAGGGCATCTGCTGGGCTTGTAATAGCTGGTCTTATGGCAGAAGGCAAATCTATAATAAGGAATATATACCATCTTGATAGAGGATACGATCATATAGAACAAAAATTAGAAAAAATAGGCGCTAAGGTAAAAAGAATCAATTCTTAA
- a CDS encoding TIGR04219 family outer membrane beta-barrel protein produces the protein MKKLMLLKRGILVTGVLSACALSQALPLFNVSIDAGGVEQDPSGIVSYQAQGSNDYIDLKSDAHFSQRTRPYVGVRITNNLPILPNLKLDYMPMSFSGYGTLSRPITFGGATYKAKANFNLYAKMDRFDVEAYYHLPFISTATKDMLKVRLGLNVRVVDFSETFTGNNATINGQSVGGYYTESKSLTVPVPMGHVGVTFSPIKQVSLVGDLNYVSYGSNDYYNYNAGLRLSPVGLFKSAIVPFIQVGYRYEKLKIDQSSVYADVKVKGPYALIGVEF, from the coding sequence ATGAAAAAGCTGATGCTTTTAAAGCGTGGCATACTTGTAACAGGAGTCTTGAGCGCATGTGCGCTGTCTCAAGCCCTACCGTTGTTTAACGTCAGTATAGACGCTGGCGGTGTAGAACAAGACCCTTCTGGTATCGTGTCTTATCAAGCACAAGGGTCTAATGACTATATAGACCTCAAAAGCGATGCTCATTTTTCACAAAGGACACGTCCTTATGTAGGTGTAAGAATAACCAACAACTTACCAATTCTTCCAAACCTAAAGCTTGATTACATGCCTATGAGCTTTAGTGGCTACGGTACGCTAAGTAGACCAATTACATTCGGTGGTGCAACTTACAAAGCAAAAGCAAACTTCAACCTATATGCAAAGATGGATAGATTTGATGTAGAAGCTTACTATCATCTTCCATTTATCAGTACAGCCACAAAAGATATGCTAAAAGTAAGACTTGGTCTAAACGTAAGGGTAGTAGATTTTAGCGAAACTTTTACAGGTAACAATGCAACTATTAATGGTCAATCTGTTGGTGGATATTATACAGAAAGCAAATCCCTTACAGTACCAGTACCTATGGGGCATGTAGGTGTTACGTTTTCACCTATAAAACAAGTATCTTTGGTAGGAGACCTAAACTATGTATCTTACGGAAGCAACGATTACTACAACTACAATGCTGGTTTAAGGCTGTCACCAGTGGGACTTTTTAAAAGTGCGATAGTACCATTTATCCAAGTAGGTTATAGATATGAAAAGCTAAAAATAGATCAAAGCAGTGTATATGCAGATGTTAAAGTAAAAGGTCCATACGCTTTGATAGGTGTAGAGTTTTAA
- a CDS encoding pyridoxamine 5'-phosphate oxidase family protein, with the protein MLNRELIDLMRDLYVFPVVISTVTNDLKPYSALISWVYPVSESKINIALSTKSRTAQNIITNPNVCISIFAQDTAIVAHGKGYLKNRIEEVPFDVSAFSIEIESVESNLFPGATILGPIAFAHTGNIEKAVNLDKIVIEYLKNV; encoded by the coding sequence ATGCTAAATAGAGAACTTATAGATTTGATGAGAGATCTTTATGTGTTTCCCGTGGTGATTAGCACGGTTACCAACGATTTAAAACCCTACAGCGCTTTGATAAGCTGGGTATACCCTGTTTCTGAAAGTAAAATAAACATAGCTCTTAGCACAAAATCAAGAACCGCTCAAAATATAATCACAAACCCAAACGTATGTATAAGCATATTTGCTCAAGATACGGCCATAGTGGCTCATGGAAAGGGCTATCTAAAAAATAGGATAGAAGAAGTGCCTTTTGATGTATCTGCTTTTAGTATAGAGATAGAATCTGTGGAAAGTAATCTATTTCCAGGGGCTACTATACTTGGACCTATAGCTTTTGCCCATACTGGAAACATAGAAAAGGCTGTTAATCTTGATAAGATAGTGATAGAGTATCTTAAAAACGTTTGA